In one window of Kitasatospora sp. MMS16-BH015 DNA:
- a CDS encoding antibiotic biosynthesis monooxygenase yields MASVVKINVLTVPAEQREMLEKRFASRAGSVEGSDGFEWFELLRPVEGTDQYLVYTRWRDEASFQAWMEGPMKQAHQGGGTDGESGGQAPQRPAASGSTLWSFEVVQSAGPKG; encoded by the coding sequence GTGGCCAGTGTGGTGAAGATCAACGTGCTGACGGTGCCGGCGGAGCAGCGGGAGATGCTGGAGAAGCGGTTCGCTTCGCGGGCCGGGTCGGTCGAGGGCTCGGACGGATTCGAGTGGTTCGAGCTGCTGCGGCCGGTGGAGGGCACAGACCAGTACCTGGTCTACACCCGCTGGCGGGACGAGGCTTCGTTCCAGGCCTGGATGGAGGGCCCGATGAAGCAGGCCCACCAGGGTGGCGGCACCGATGGCGAGAGCGGTGGCCAGGCTCCGCAGCGGCCGGCCGCGAGCGGGTCGACGCTCTGGTCGTTCGAGGTCGTGCAGTCGGCCGGTCCGAAGGGCTGA
- a CDS encoding amidase domain-containing protein encodes MNKTRSGNGYSDSDAAVSVEDAERDAGAGAGDIPGTSFSRGGNLGDVNPANSNGQLSNKYINFPSLVSWATRYGTEENDWTAGDNCTNFVSDALLAAGVPMKWDGKSPFRNGASDQVDQWWNGYYDTPNSPVNTISEEYRAHTRSRSWTTAGGLYSFLENTGSYEDPVSRAAPGDLMFWSYANGATAGQVHHAAVITGLNDGDIRYSQHSGLQSNASLKEREPLFTSANGSQIIHIIHVVPWPCGVGAQGC; translated from the coding sequence GTGAACAAGACTCGCTCCGGCAATGGCTACAGCGACTCGGACGCTGCTGTCAGCGTAGAGGATGCGGAACGTGATGCGGGGGCCGGAGCCGGAGACATTCCTGGCACTTCGTTCTCCCGTGGTGGGAACCTTGGCGACGTGAACCCGGCCAATTCCAACGGTCAATTGTCGAACAAGTATATCAACTTTCCTTCTCTTGTCTCCTGGGCGACAAGGTATGGTACGGAGGAAAATGATTGGACCGCCGGCGACAATTGCACAAACTTTGTCTCGGATGCCCTCCTTGCTGCGGGCGTGCCGATGAAATGGGATGGAAAATCGCCATTTCGCAACGGTGCGAGCGATCAAGTCGATCAGTGGTGGAATGGTTACTATGATACGCCAAATTCTCCAGTGAATACGATAAGCGAGGAGTATCGAGCGCACACGCGATCGCGCTCCTGGACAACCGCAGGTGGGCTTTACTCCTTTCTTGAAAATACCGGAAGTTATGAGGATCCGGTATCCAGGGCCGCCCCGGGTGATCTGATGTTCTGGTCCTATGCGAACGGTGCAACGGCAGGGCAGGTGCACCATGCTGCTGTCATAACCGGGCTCAATGACGGCGATATTCGATATTCGCAACACAGTGGGCTTCAGAGTAACGCATCTCTCAAGGAGCGAGAGCCGTTGTTCACCAGTGCAAATGGATCTCAGATAATCCATATCATCCATGTTGTTCCATGGCCCTGTGGAGTCGGTGCGCAGGGATGCTGA
- a CDS encoding IS3 family transposase (programmed frameshift): MGTARYSGEFKRDAVALVESSGRRVSAVARELGVNPESLRQWVARSRAQAPSGAGGEGPLTPAEREELRRLRRQVRGVGAGEGDPAEGGSVFCQGDGPMTGRWRFISDHRDLYGVQRLCRVLSVSASGFYRWIRATPVRVARKAADEVLAGRIEEIHGESNGAYGVPRITRELRERHGAVNHKRVARLMRERGLAGRRLRRTVRTTIADRTVPPAPDLVGRVFAAPAPDVRWCGDITYLPVGGSWMYLATVIDMHSRRVVGWSLAEHMRAGLVVDAVRSAVAARGGDVRGVLFHSDRGAQYTSAAFAEVCRAYGIRRSMGRVGSSYDNAMAESFFATLKRELLYGSRWLTRPQARMAVFAWMAWYNHRRRHSALGYRSPVDYERQHARPVTNLDLVA; this comes from the exons ATGGGTACTGCGAGGTACTCGGGGGAGTTCAAGCGGGACGCGGTTGCTTTGGTGGAGTCCAGCGGGCGCCGGGTCTCGGCGGTGGCGCGGGAGCTGGGTGTCAACCCGGAGTCGCTGCGCCAGTGGGTTGCACGCTCACGCGCACAAGCGCCTTCTGGTGCGGGCGGTGAGGGCCCGTTGACCCCCGCCGAGCGCGAGGAACTGCGCCGGCTGCGCAGGCAGGTCCGTG GAGTTGGAGCTGGAGAAGGAGATCCTGCGGAAGGCGGCTCAGTATTTTGCCAAGGAGATGGGCCGATGACCGGCCGCTGGCGGTTCATCTCCGACCATCGTGACCTGTACGGAGTACAGCGGCTGTGCCGGGTGCTGAGCGTCTCGGCGTCCGGTTTCTACCGGTGGATACGCGCCACCCCTGTCCGTGTGGCCCGCAAGGCGGCCGACGAGGTGCTGGCCGGGCGGATCGAGGAGATCCACGGCGAGTCGAACGGCGCCTACGGCGTCCCCAGAATCACCCGCGAGCTGCGCGAGCGGCACGGCGCGGTGAACCACAAGCGGGTTGCCCGGCTGATGCGCGAGCGCGGCCTGGCCGGGCGGCGCCTGCGGCGCACGGTCCGCACGACGATCGCTGACCGGACCGTGCCCCCGGCGCCGGACCTGGTCGGGCGGGTGTTCGCCGCCCCGGCACCGGACGTGCGCTGGTGCGGCGACATCACGTACCTGCCGGTCGGTGGGTCGTGGATGTACCTGGCGACGGTGATCGACATGCACTCGCGGCGGGTCGTGGGCTGGTCGCTCGCGGAGCACATGCGTGCCGGCCTGGTCGTCGACGCCGTCCGGTCAGCGGTCGCCGCCCGGGGCGGCGATGTGCGCGGTGTGCTGTTTCACTCCGATCGCGGGGCGCAATATACGTCGGCGGCCTTCGCCGAGGTCTGTCGGGCGTACGGGATACGGCGCTCGATGGGCCGGGTCGGCTCGAGTTACGACAATGCGATGGCGGAGTCGTTCTTCGCCACGCTCAAGCGCGAACTGCTCTATGGTTCCCGATGGTTGACCCGGCCCCAGGCACGCATGGCGGTCTTCGCCTGGATGGCCTGGTACAACCATCGCCGACGGCACTCCGCCCTCGGCTACCGAAGCCCCGTCGACTACGAACGGCAGCACGCCAGGCCTGTTACTAACCTGGACTTGGTCGCATAA
- a CDS encoding AMP-binding protein — protein MDITALRPAPHLVERYRAAGVWRAEGPISDLWRWRDETPEAVAVTARHDRGTETLTYRQLAGRVEAFGEALVELGVEPGQVVVVQLPNLWQVGALMLACARVGAVVAPLMMTLGPREVERVLARLEAGVVVTVGEWAGVRYAEGVAEMAPRLPKLRHRVVLDPAGGPAPEGAVDFAAHFERPGRTELLADAPAEDPDRVSVVLFTSGTSGEPKGVLHTANTLYAGSAALIEAEGFGPADRWFVTQAVTHIFGMQCCVFNPVLSGGSSVLLDRFEPAAALDLIAEAGVTMLAGAPPFVAAVLAESERVGTELPSLRMVLTGATTVPGPLIAGVLRVWGQPLRTSWAMTEVPGHTWTRHDDPPLWGSQSDGRPGAALELEFRTEDGAAPTAEQPGRLFVRGGGLCLATFGRDTGALRVLAEHDGGWYDTGDLAAPDGRGGMRLFGRAADRIGGSFMIPVADVETELLAHPGVHDVALVGYRPREDEELACAVVVPTAAAPTLAELRAFLTARGMTDWYQPSRLELVTALPRNAMGKVRKDLLRTQLAADAIENRATG, from the coding sequence ATGGACATCACCGCACTACGCCCGGCCCCGCATCTCGTGGAGCGCTACCGTGCCGCCGGAGTCTGGCGGGCCGAGGGGCCGATCAGCGACCTGTGGCGGTGGCGGGACGAGACGCCCGAGGCGGTGGCGGTGACGGCCCGGCACGACCGTGGCACCGAGACCCTGACCTACCGCCAACTAGCTGGCCGGGTCGAGGCCTTCGGCGAGGCCCTGGTGGAGCTCGGCGTCGAGCCGGGCCAGGTGGTGGTGGTCCAGCTGCCGAACCTCTGGCAGGTGGGGGCGCTGATGCTGGCCTGCGCGCGGGTCGGCGCGGTGGTCGCGCCGCTGATGATGACGCTCGGCCCACGCGAGGTGGAGCGGGTGCTGGCCCGGCTGGAGGCCGGGGTCGTCGTCACGGTGGGCGAGTGGGCCGGGGTCCGGTACGCCGAGGGCGTGGCCGAGATGGCGCCTCGGCTGCCGAAGCTGCGGCACCGGGTGGTACTGGACCCGGCGGGCGGGCCGGCGCCCGAAGGGGCCGTCGACTTCGCCGCGCACTTCGAGCGGCCCGGCCGCACCGAGCTGCTGGCCGACGCCCCCGCCGAGGACCCCGACCGGGTCAGCGTGGTGCTCTTCACCTCCGGCACCTCGGGCGAGCCCAAGGGCGTGCTGCACACCGCCAACACGCTCTACGCGGGCTCCGCCGCCCTGATCGAGGCGGAGGGCTTCGGCCCGGCCGACCGCTGGTTCGTCACCCAGGCCGTGACGCACATCTTCGGCATGCAGTGCTGTGTCTTCAACCCGGTGCTCTCCGGTGGCAGTTCGGTGCTGCTCGACCGCTTCGAGCCGGCCGCCGCGCTCGACCTGATCGCGGAGGCTGGGGTCACCATGCTCGCCGGGGCGCCGCCGTTCGTCGCCGCGGTGCTCGCCGAGTCGGAGCGGGTCGGCACCGAACTGCCCTCCCTGCGCATGGTGTTGACCGGCGCCACCACCGTGCCCGGCCCGCTGATCGCCGGGGTGCTCCGGGTCTGGGGCCAGCCGCTGCGCACCTCCTGGGCCATGACCGAGGTGCCCGGTCACACCTGGACCAGGCACGACGACCCGCCGCTCTGGGGCTCGCAGAGCGACGGCCGCCCGGGCGCGGCCCTGGAGTTGGAGTTCCGCACCGAGGACGGCGCCGCCCCCACCGCCGAGCAGCCCGGCCGGCTCTTCGTCCGGGGCGGCGGCCTCTGCCTGGCCACCTTCGGCCGCGACACCGGCGCACTCCGCGTCCTCGCCGAGCACGACGGCGGCTGGTACGACACCGGCGACCTCGCCGCCCCGGACGGCCGTGGCGGCATGCGGCTGTTCGGCCGCGCTGCGGACCGGATCGGCGGCTCCTTCATGATCCCGGTCGCCGACGTGGAGACCGAACTCCTCGCCCACCCCGGCGTCCACGACGTGGCCCTGGTCGGCTACCGCCCCCGCGAGGACGAGGAACTCGCCTGCGCGGTGGTCGTCCCGACCGCCGCGGCCCCCACCCTCGCCGAGCTCCGCGCCTTCCTCACCGCCCGCGGCATGACCGACTGGTACCAGCCCAGCCGCCTCGAACTGGTCACCGCACTCCCCCGCAACGCCATGGGCAAGGTCCGCAAGGACCTGCTCCGCACCCAACTCGCCGCCGACGCCATCGAGAACCGGGCGACCGGCTGA
- a CDS encoding 2-phosphosulfolactate phosphatase, producing MRSHFVGIPALQQSTTAPEAAVVIDVLRAFTAAAWAFARGAERIVLTDSTPEALALKAANPGWLAVKDGAPTEGFDTVNSPAMIRELDLTGRTLVQRTTFGTVGAQAAREAGLLLCASFVVAGATARLLSERGPAEVTYVVTGDEGRAEEDRACAEYLTQLTAGGPADPAEHLRRAAASQHAAHLAEGVRKGYPGIHPEDVSLCLTPDTFDFAMLATVEPDGLTLRALPC from the coding sequence ATGCGCTCACACTTCGTCGGCATCCCGGCACTCCAGCAGTCGACCACCGCCCCCGAGGCCGCCGTCGTGATCGACGTGCTGCGGGCCTTCACCGCCGCCGCCTGGGCCTTCGCCCGGGGTGCCGAGCGGATCGTGCTGACCGACTCCACCCCCGAGGCGCTCGCCCTCAAGGCGGCCAACCCCGGCTGGCTGGCGGTCAAGGACGGCGCTCCGACCGAGGGTTTCGATACCGTCAACTCCCCTGCGATGATCCGGGAGTTGGACCTGACCGGTCGAACCCTGGTGCAGCGCACCACCTTCGGCACGGTCGGCGCCCAAGCCGCCCGCGAGGCAGGGCTGTTGCTCTGCGCGAGCTTCGTGGTGGCGGGCGCGACGGCCCGACTGCTGAGCGAGCGCGGGCCGGCCGAGGTCACCTACGTGGTGACCGGCGACGAGGGGCGGGCCGAGGAGGACCGCGCCTGCGCCGAGTACTTGACCCAGCTCACGGCGGGCGGCCCCGCCGACCCGGCCGAACACCTGCGCCGCGCCGCCGCCTCCCAGCACGCCGCCCACCTCGCCGAGGGCGTCCGCAAGGGCTACCCGGGCATCCACCCCGAGGACGTCTCGCTCTGCCTGACCCCGGACACCTTCGACTTCGCGATGCTCGCCACCGTGGAGCCGGACGGCCTCACGCTCCGCGCCCTGCCCTGCTGA
- a CDS encoding GNAT family N-acetyltransferase translates to MTDFTIIDDRSEWQRGYEERLRARLAAGGLGAAAVEKWLALAQERLAEATVAEIGQAGEAVGYVAVALEPQPFGTPTGRLLEIRVRPGAERHRLAARQWAEGWCAEHGARQIRIRALEPDELYADWAVGGQTRIRPAEPARDAERLTYRPMTEAEYEIWLAEEKEAYVGGMLGAGTWTEAEARTKSDKDFAELLPQGLHTPENSVLLLLDKGVGGTDGAEGEPVGTAWLKHGYLPGVSYGYSLRVHPEHRGKGYGRDAMAVGEQATLAGGDQALMFNVFGGNAVAINLYTTAGYAVLEEVRAFDL, encoded by the coding sequence GTGACTGATTTTACGATCATCGACGACCGGTCCGAGTGGCAGCGCGGGTACGAGGAGCGGCTGCGGGCCCGCCTCGCGGCGGGCGGGCTCGGAGCGGCTGCGGTCGAGAAGTGGCTGGCCCTGGCGCAGGAGCGGCTGGCGGAGGCCACCGTGGCGGAGATCGGGCAGGCGGGCGAGGCGGTCGGGTACGTGGCCGTGGCGCTGGAGCCACAGCCGTTCGGGACACCCACCGGGCGGCTGCTGGAGATCCGGGTCCGCCCCGGGGCCGAGCGGCACCGGCTCGCCGCCCGGCAGTGGGCGGAGGGCTGGTGCGCCGAGCACGGTGCGCGGCAGATCCGGATCCGGGCCCTCGAACCGGACGAGCTGTACGCCGACTGGGCCGTCGGCGGCCAGACCCGGATCCGCCCAGCCGAGCCGGCCCGCGATGCTGAGCGGCTCACCTACCGGCCGATGACCGAGGCCGAGTACGAGATCTGGCTGGCGGAGGAGAAGGAGGCGTACGTCGGCGGGATGCTCGGCGCCGGCACCTGGACGGAGGCCGAAGCCCGCACAAAGAGCGACAAGGACTTCGCCGAGCTGCTCCCGCAGGGCCTGCACACCCCCGAGAACTCCGTACTACTGCTCCTCGACAAGGGAGTCGGGGGCACCGACGGCGCCGAGGGCGAGCCGGTCGGTACGGCGTGGCTGAAGCACGGCTACCTGCCGGGCGTCAGCTACGGCTACTCGCTGCGCGTCCACCCCGAGCACCGGGGCAAGGGCTACGGCCGGGACGCGATGGCCGTCGGCGAGCAGGCCACCCTGGCCGGCGGCGACCAGGCCCTGATGTTCAACGTGTTCGGCGGCAATGCCGTGGCCATCAACCTCTACACCACCGCCGGTTACGCGGTGCTGGAGGAGGTCCGCGCCTTCGACCTCTGA
- a CDS encoding MFS transporter translates to MADAAAERTATPEGGPPGGPPEVTVHRLWVPIGALLLAMLLAALDQTIVSTALPTIVSDLGGLDHLSWVVTAYMLASTAATPLWGKLGDMYGRKRFFQASIVIFLVGSALCGIAQNMGELIAFRALQGLGGGGLMVLSQAIVGDLVSPRDRGKYQGLFGAVFGVTSVLGPLLGGLFVDHLSWRWVFYINLPIGAVALVVIAAVLHTAEVKRRHKIDYLGTFLIASVATCLVLMTSLGGTTWAWGSWQVIGLGVLGVVLLVAFVAVERTAAEPVLPLRLFRSTTFSLVSVVSFVIGFAMFGALTYLPTFLQVVMQVSPTMSGIHMLPMVLGMLLTSIGSGQIVARTGHYRIFPILGTAITTVGLLLLSRLTEHTGTTEMSLYFLVFGLGLGLVMQVLVLIVQNSVGYEDLGVATAGATFFRSIGASFGVSIFGTIFAGGLKDKLADALAGQPLPPGFSPEAVSSDPRVISSLPAALQAGIYHAYAKSITEVFLYAVPVAVVAFVLSLFIREQKLRSTVTAPDLSESIGLNPVERSSLDEIARAMSVLSSRSARRDLFRRITAEAGLDLHPASSWLILQMHQHGYAEPAELAEKRVVPMKVIEEAAREVESRGLAVRNGLPLRLTESGAEAAQQLVAARRTQLSRLLGDYDEKQFDDLAVLLTRLSASLGHDQPDRTVEQPHPHSEGRSF, encoded by the coding sequence ATGGCGGACGCGGCGGCCGAGCGCACGGCGACCCCCGAGGGCGGCCCCCCGGGCGGCCCGCCCGAAGTGACGGTGCACCGGCTCTGGGTGCCCATCGGTGCGCTGCTGCTGGCCATGCTGCTGGCCGCGCTCGACCAGACCATCGTCTCCACCGCGCTGCCCACCATCGTCAGCGACCTCGGCGGCCTCGACCACCTCTCCTGGGTGGTCACGGCCTACATGCTCGCTTCCACCGCCGCCACCCCGCTCTGGGGCAAGCTCGGCGACATGTATGGCCGCAAGCGCTTCTTCCAGGCCTCCATCGTGATCTTCCTGGTCGGCTCGGCGCTCTGCGGCATCGCCCAGAACATGGGCGAGCTGATCGCCTTCCGCGCTCTCCAGGGCCTGGGCGGCGGCGGCCTGATGGTGCTCTCCCAGGCCATCGTCGGCGACCTGGTCTCGCCCCGGGACCGCGGCAAGTACCAGGGCCTGTTCGGCGCGGTGTTCGGCGTCACCAGCGTGCTCGGCCCGCTGCTCGGCGGGCTCTTCGTCGACCACCTGAGCTGGCGCTGGGTCTTCTACATCAACCTGCCGATCGGCGCGGTGGCCCTGGTGGTGATCGCCGCCGTGCTGCACACCGCCGAGGTCAAGCGCCGGCACAAGATCGACTACCTGGGTACCTTCCTGATCGCCTCGGTGGCCACCTGCCTGGTGCTGATGACCTCGCTCGGCGGCACCACCTGGGCCTGGGGCTCCTGGCAGGTGATCGGCCTCGGCGTGCTGGGCGTCGTGCTGCTGGTCGCCTTCGTCGCGGTCGAGCGGACGGCCGCCGAGCCGGTGCTGCCGCTGCGGCTGTTCCGCTCCACCACCTTCAGCCTGGTCTCGGTGGTCTCCTTCGTCATCGGCTTCGCGATGTTCGGCGCGCTCACCTACCTGCCGACCTTCCTCCAGGTCGTCATGCAGGTCTCGCCGACCATGTCCGGCATCCACATGCTGCCGATGGTGCTCGGCATGCTGCTCACCTCGATCGGCTCCGGCCAGATCGTGGCCCGCACCGGCCACTACCGGATCTTCCCGATCCTGGGCACCGCGATCACCACCGTCGGCCTGCTGCTGCTCTCCCGGCTCACCGAGCACACCGGCACCACCGAGATGAGCCTCTACTTCCTGGTCTTCGGCCTCGGTCTCGGCCTGGTCATGCAGGTGCTGGTGCTGATCGTGCAGAACTCGGTCGGCTACGAGGACCTGGGCGTGGCCACCGCCGGGGCCACCTTCTTCCGCTCGATCGGGGCCTCCTTCGGCGTCTCGATCTTCGGCACCATCTTCGCCGGCGGCCTCAAGGACAAGCTGGCCGACGCCCTGGCCGGCCAGCCGCTGCCGCCCGGTTTCAGCCCCGAGGCCGTCTCCTCGGACCCCCGGGTGATCTCCTCCCTTCCGGCGGCCCTGCAGGCCGGCATCTACCACGCCTACGCCAAGTCGATCACCGAGGTCTTCCTCTACGCGGTGCCGGTGGCGGTGGTCGCCTTCGTGCTCTCCCTCTTCATCCGGGAGCAGAAGCTGCGCTCCACCGTCACCGCCCCCGACCTCAGCGAGTCGATCGGCCTCAACCCGGTCGAGCGCTCCTCGCTGGACGAGATCGCCCGGGCGATGTCCGTGCTCAGCAGCCGCAGCGCCCGCCGCGACCTGTTCCGCCGGATCACCGCCGAGGCCGGGCTCGACCTGCACCCCGCCTCCAGCTGGCTCATCCTCCAGATGCACCAGCACGGTTACGCGGAGCCCGCCGAGCTCGCCGAGAAGCGGGTCGTCCCGATGAAGGTGATCGAGGAGGCCGCCCGCGAGGTGGAGAGCCGCGGCCTGGCCGTCCGCAACGGCCTCCCGCTCCGGCTGACCGAATCCGGCGCCGAGGCCGCCCAGCAGCTGGTCGCCGCCCGCCGCACCCAACTCTCCCGACTCCTCGGCGACTACGACGAGAAGCAGTTCGACGACCTGGCCGTGCTGCTCACCCGCCTCTCCGCCTCGCTCGGCCACGACCAGCCCGACCGCACGGTGGAGCAGCCCCACCCGCACTCCGAGGGCCGCTCGTTCTGA
- a CDS encoding peptidoglycan-binding protein — MPEQHPAPQEHPGNPDFEDTAILPFTEGPPLVRPYVAGGAASVPDQDPGTALLPPAPSAPPQPHHPPARPTGAAYTYQGGTHQGGAHQGGRAERRQQQRSRTGRRRAVILAAGAGIAAVGAGLAFVLPSSDQGRTTVGAPDYQPDAGVPYPSFSPKPVAQSASPSATKATPSRKPSPSASPSRSATPTPTPSATPSHSAVPTPTPTPTPTPSATPTPTPTPTPTPTSEGPRSLSYGMSGSDVSSMQQQLADVLFWKYDDSLVTGTFDADTQRAVKYFQRMAAVTGDPSGVYGPYTRASLANYAG, encoded by the coding sequence ATGCCGGAACAGCATCCGGCACCCCAGGAGCACCCGGGCAACCCGGACTTCGAGGACACCGCCATCCTCCCGTTCACCGAGGGCCCGCCGCTGGTCCGCCCGTACGTCGCGGGCGGCGCCGCCTCGGTGCCGGACCAGGACCCGGGCACCGCGCTGCTGCCTCCCGCCCCCTCGGCCCCGCCGCAGCCCCACCACCCGCCGGCCCGACCGACCGGCGCCGCGTACACCTATCAAGGCGGCACCCACCAGGGCGGTGCCCACCAGGGCGGGCGGGCCGAGCGCAGACAGCAGCAGCGCAGCCGCACCGGACGCAGACGCGCCGTCATCCTGGCCGCCGGCGCCGGGATAGCCGCGGTGGGTGCCGGGCTGGCCTTCGTGCTGCCCTCCTCGGACCAGGGCCGCACCACCGTCGGGGCGCCCGACTACCAGCCGGACGCGGGCGTGCCCTACCCCAGCTTCTCGCCCAAGCCGGTCGCGCAGAGCGCCAGCCCCTCGGCCACCAAGGCCACCCCGAGCCGCAAGCCCTCCCCCAGCGCCTCGCCCAGCCGCTCGGCCACCCCCACGCCGACCCCGAGCGCCACCCCGAGCCACTCGGCCGTCCCGACGCCGACGCCGACCCCGACCCCGACCCCGAGCGCCACCCCGACGCCGACGCCGACCCCCACCCCCACGCCCACCAGCGAGGGCCCGCGCTCCCTCTCGTACGGGATGTCCGGCTCGGACGTGAGCTCGATGCAGCAGCAGCTAGCCGACGTGCTGTTCTGGAAGTACGACGACTCGCTGGTCACCGGCACCTTCGACGCCGACACCCAGCGGGCCGTCAAGTACTTCCAGCGGATGGCCGCCGTCACCGGCGACCCCTCCGGGGTGTACGGCCCGTACACCCGCGCCTCGCTGGCCAACTACGCGGGCTGA
- a CDS encoding TMEM165/GDT1 family protein: MSLTVAVLTFGIIFLAELPDKTALASLVLGTRYRASFVFAGIAAAFALQVGLALVAGSLLSMLPQRWVEGVTGVLFLLGALMLLWHKEDEEEDGHEAKEPASPSFWRVAGASFMVVAVAEFGDLTQIMTANLAAKYADPLAVGLGAWLALCAVGGIAIVGGQKLLQYVPMKVIVRVAAAIMLAMAAFSIFEAIKG, translated from the coding sequence ATGAGCCTGACCGTAGCCGTCCTGACCTTCGGCATCATCTTCCTGGCCGAACTGCCCGACAAGACCGCGCTGGCCAGCCTGGTGCTCGGCACCCGCTACCGCGCGAGCTTCGTCTTCGCCGGCATCGCCGCCGCCTTCGCCCTGCAGGTGGGCCTCGCGCTGGTGGCCGGCAGCCTGCTCTCGATGCTCCCGCAGCGCTGGGTGGAGGGCGTCACCGGCGTGCTCTTCCTGCTCGGCGCGCTGATGCTGCTCTGGCACAAGGAGGACGAGGAGGAGGACGGCCACGAGGCCAAGGAGCCCGCCTCGCCGAGCTTCTGGCGGGTCGCCGGGGCCAGCTTCATGGTGGTGGCGGTGGCCGAGTTCGGTGACCTGACCCAGATCATGACCGCCAACCTGGCAGCCAAGTACGCCGACCCGCTCGCGGTGGGTCTGGGCGCCTGGCTGGCCCTGTGCGCGGTGGGCGGCATCGCCATCGTCGGCGGGCAGAAGCTGCTGCAGTACGTGCCGATGAAGGTGATCGTCAGGGTGGCCGCCGCGATCATGCTGGCCATGGCGGCCTTCAGCATCTTCGAGGCGATCAAGGGCTGA
- a CDS encoding ABC transporter permease: MAARPPVGLAAPAGQLLPVTPLLGVLTGLLLLGAVAAAGWGLLGHGRDVLRAGVRAVVQLAAVALVIAWVVGSLWTSALFVLLMFTVAVRTAGRRMTAGPEWWWAAAPIGLGVLPVLALLLGTGLLPRQGLSVIPVAGILIGGGLTATSLAGRRALDELRQRRGEVEAALALGFEERDARLEICRTAAATSLVPALDQTRTVGLVTLPGAFVGMLLGGASPVQAGAVQLFVLVALLAVESVAIVVVLELVGRGYVVG; the protein is encoded by the coding sequence GTGGCCGCGCGCCCGCCCGTCGGCCTGGCTGCCCCGGCCGGCCAGCTGCTGCCGGTGACCCCGCTGCTCGGGGTGCTCACCGGCCTGCTGCTGCTCGGCGCCGTGGCGGCGGCCGGCTGGGGGCTGCTCGGGCACGGGCGGGACGTGCTGCGGGCGGGTGTCCGCGCGGTGGTGCAGCTCGCCGCCGTGGCGCTGGTGATCGCCTGGGTGGTGGGCTCGCTCTGGACCTCGGCGCTCTTCGTGCTGCTGATGTTCACCGTGGCGGTGCGCACGGCCGGGCGGCGGATGACCGCCGGGCCCGAGTGGTGGTGGGCGGCGGCCCCGATCGGGCTCGGGGTGCTGCCGGTACTGGCGCTGTTGCTCGGCACCGGCCTGCTGCCCCGGCAGGGGCTGTCGGTCATCCCGGTGGCGGGCATCCTGATCGGCGGCGGGCTCACCGCCACCTCGCTGGCCGGCCGCCGGGCGCTGGACGAGCTGCGCCAGCGGCGCGGCGAGGTGGAGGCGGCGCTCGCGCTCGGCTTCGAGGAGCGGGACGCCCGGCTGGAGATCTGCCGCACGGCCGCCGCCACCTCGCTGGTGCCGGCCCTGGACCAGACCCGCACCGTGGGCCTGGTCACGCTGCCGGGGGCCTTCGTCGGCATGCTGCTGGGCGGGGCGAGTCCCGTCCAGGCGGGCGCGGTGCAGCTGTTCGTCTTGGTGGCGCTGCTCGCGGTGGAGTCGGTGGCGATCGTGGTGGTGCTGGAACTGGTCGGGCGCGGGTACGTGGTCGGGTAG